The DNA segment tgccttcatcctgttaatgaattaaaacaaactaAACAACTTTTTTGAACTTTGAATTGACAGAACAGCTCTGGTTGAAAGTTatgacagaaacaaaataaacagattGAATTTTTCATGACCTCAGTTTACCAAACTATTTCACAGCTATCAAAGTCCTTTGTAAAGTAGTCACTATTGCACAGTGATCACTTGGTGTCTTACTTCAACACAGATCTTGTATGACCATGTGAACTGCATTACAAATTTTACAAGGAAATAAAAGCAATGTTTTCTTTTCAGGTGACAGAGGAAAACCAGGAATAGGTGGAAAACCTGGTGTTAAAGGCATACGGGGAGCTATTGGCAAAGCAGGCCCCCGAGGACCAAGGGGTTTGAGAGGGGCTCGAGGTAATTCAGGAACTAATGGACTAAAAGGTGCTAATGGAATCAATGGTGAACCGGGTTTGCCTGGAATCTGCAAGTGTGGTACAAATACTGCAAGATCAGCGTTCTCTGTGGCTATCACCTACAGCTACCCAAAGGAACGTATGCCCATCAAATTTGACAAGGTCCTTTTGAATGAAGGAGGGCATTATAATGTTTCCAGTGGCAAATTTATATGTGGTATACCTGGTATTTACTACTTTTCCTACGATATTACCCTGGCAAACAAGCACCTTGCTATTGGGTTGGTGCACAATGGGCAATATCGCGTTAAAACTTTTGACGCCAACACTGGGAATTATGATGTAG comes from the Stegostoma tigrinum isolate sSteTig4 chromosome 13, sSteTig4.hap1, whole genome shotgun sequence genome and includes:
- the c1qtnf2 gene encoding complement C1q tumor necrosis factor-related protein 2, which gives rise to MMFWLVLLFCFTSHAANQLRKSQKLPITIDPSQLICSAPGPPGAPGPPGYPGQSGIIGRMGIPGKDGADGKDGLKGQKGEQGDRGKPGIGGKPGVKGIRGAIGKAGPRGPRGLRGARGNSGTNGLKGANGINGEPGLPGICKCGTNTARSAFSVAITYSYPKERMPIKFDKVLLNEGGHYNVSSGKFICGIPGIYYFSYDITLANKHLAIGLVHNGQYRVKTFDANTGNYDVASGSTIMFLKREDEVWLQIFYSEQNGLYYDPHRADSLFTGFMIYIDQDYVNELEEEQIL